In Babylonia areolata isolate BAREFJ2019XMU chromosome 19, ASM4173473v1, whole genome shotgun sequence, a single window of DNA contains:
- the LOC143293800 gene encoding replication protein A 14 kDa subunit-like, whose product MEARPRVNASTMPTYQGKHVCLLGKAKDVDNSGMYFTLTTSDEQDVRINMSVPLNEYVSGLVEVHGKVQGSSIACDNYVLFSEEAASSFDLSLYNQAVELTQKYPDKYIQGVTQEEGF is encoded by the exons ATGGAAGCACGACCACGAGTCAACGCATCAACGATGCCAACATACCAAGGGAAACATGTCTGCTTGCTTGGAAAAGCTAAAGAT GTGGATAACAGCGGGATGTATTTTACACTGACAACCAGTGATGAGCAAGATGTCAGAATAAATATGAGTGTGCCG ctGAATGAGTATGTGTCTGGTCTGGTGGAGGTGCATGGCAAAGTGCAGGGAAGCAGCATTGCCTGTGACAACTACGTCCTCTTCTCTGAAGAAGCTGCCAGTTCTTTTG atctGTCACTATACAACCAAGCAGTGGAGCTGACACAGAAATACCCTGATAAATACATTCAGGGTGTCACACAGGAGGAAGGTTTTTAG